Proteins encoded within one genomic window of Acomys russatus chromosome 5, mAcoRus1.1, whole genome shotgun sequence:
- the Rplp2 gene encoding 60S acidic ribosomal protein P2 isoform X2 → MRYVASYLLAALGGNSSPSAKDIKKILDSVGIEADDDRLNKVISELNGKNIEDVIAQGVGKLASVPAGGAVAVSAAPGSAAPAAGSAPAAEEKKDEKKEESEESDDDMGFGLFD, encoded by the exons ATGCGTTACGTTGCCTCTTACCTGCTGGCCGCCCTCGGGGGCAACTCCTCTCCTAGCGCCAAAGACATCAAGAAGATTCTAGACAGCGTGGGCATCGAGGCGGACGATGACCGGCTCAACAAG GTTATCAGTGAGCTGAATGGAAAAAACATTGAGGATGTCATTGCTCAGG GTGTTGGCAAGCTCGCCAGTGTGCCTGCTGGTGGGGCTGTAGCTGTTTCTGCTGCCCCTGGCTCAGCAGCTCCTGCTGCTGGTTCTGCCCCTGCTGCAG aggagaagaaagatgagaagaaggaggagtcCGAAGAGTCAGATGATGACATGGGATTTGGCTTGTTTGATTAA
- the Rplp2 gene encoding 60S acidic ribosomal protein P2 isoform X1, translating to MRYVASYLLAALGGNSSPSAKDIKKILDSVGIEADDDRLNKVISELNGKNIEDVIAQGVGKLASVPAGGAVAVSAAPGSAAPAAGSAPAAAEEKKDEKKEESEESDDDMGFGLFD from the exons ATGCGTTACGTTGCCTCTTACCTGCTGGCCGCCCTCGGGGGCAACTCCTCTCCTAGCGCCAAAGACATCAAGAAGATTCTAGACAGCGTGGGCATCGAGGCGGACGATGACCGGCTCAACAAG GTTATCAGTGAGCTGAATGGAAAAAACATTGAGGATGTCATTGCTCAGG GTGTTGGCAAGCTCGCCAGTGTGCCTGCTGGTGGGGCTGTAGCTGTTTCTGCTGCCCCTGGCTCAGCAGCTCCTGCTGCTGGTTCTGCCCCTGCTGCAG cagaggagaagaaagatgagaagaaggaggagtcCGAAGAGTCAGATGATGACATGGGATTTGGCTTGTTTGATTAA